TACTAATTTTATCAATACGTGTGTTGATAATATAGGAAATAGACGTGAAAGGTGAGTTAATACGATCTTTTAAATCCAGCTCAAAGTAATCTTTTGAGAAGCTTTTAAATAGATAAATTAACAAATCATACTTATCATAAAAGTGTTTATAAAAAGTTGTACGGTGCACTAAAGATTCATTACAAATCATATTCACTGTTATCGAGGACATTGTATATTTTTCCAATAAATTAAATAATGCTGTTGAAAGGGCTTTTTTTGTTTTTATAACCCTTAAATCAGTCGCATTCATACTACACTTCTCCTTTTTTGTAGTTTATCTATACAATATATATAAATTATATCTTTATATGAAAGTGTATTAGTAGTAATATGCTTCATGTGTAATCTACACAGTTTATTATTTTTATAGGAGGCAATATTTTGGCAAAGTTTTTGTACAAATTAGGTTCATCTATTGCAAAACATAAGTGGTCTGCTTTAGCAGCATGGGTTGTGATTCTAGCAGCTATAGTCATTCCGCTCATTATAAATAATCCCGAGTTTGACAATAACATCAAAATGAATGGATTGAAGTCGTTAGGTACGAATGACAAAATCGCGGAAGAATTCAACCATGATAGTGAGAAAGCAACTATTAGAGTTGTGTTCAAGTCTGATGAGGAAA
This Virgibacillus phasianinus DNA region includes the following protein-coding sequences:
- a CDS encoding TetR/AcrR family transcriptional regulator, producing MNATDLRVIKTKKALSTALFNLLEKYTMSSITVNMICNESLVHRTTFYKHFYDKYDLLIYLFKSFSKDYFELDLKDRINSPFTSISYIINTRIDKISKRQKNDRKFYDTLANYFVDVFQNDIKENANRFSVDSKVPNDLIIYIYGANLQAIMDWNRNNNVEKSSEELDKIFHKVVNLKIKN